The Streptomyces sp. Je 1-332 genome has a window encoding:
- a CDS encoding restriction endonuclease subunit S encodes MSASGAFPYETLSDLADVSGGVTLGRAVPEGASVELPYLRVANVQDGYIDTADMKTVRVLQSEVSRFAVRRGDVLLTEGGDFDKLGRGAVWDGRLEPCLHQNHVFRVRCRESVLLPEYLALYLASDEGRRYFLSIAKQTTNLATINSSQLKAMPILSPPLAEQRRIVEVLAALALEERAIEAAIAKLNTVRHGVLISAIPVASDVVSDGDGAWPTVREVGEVRMGKQLSPSSKAFGTQLPYLRVANVFEGEISYGDVKEMGFSPSERQTYKLEPGDILLNEGQENLHMVGRSAIYEGAPGAYCFQNTLIRFRPGVDVLSDYAQAVFVAWRWRGVFARVAEKTSISHLGGTRFASLAFPKVSLESQRSIVGKLAAWDERIASEQGALAKLRSVKSGVIDDLLSARVRLRDVA; translated from the coding sequence ATGTCGGCTAGCGGGGCTTTTCCTTACGAGACTCTGTCTGACCTGGCTGATGTATCCGGTGGAGTGACCCTGGGGCGCGCTGTTCCAGAGGGCGCGAGCGTTGAACTTCCGTATCTACGTGTTGCCAATGTGCAGGACGGATACATCGACACTGCCGACATGAAAACGGTCCGGGTTCTTCAGTCGGAGGTGTCGCGGTTTGCTGTCCGGCGAGGTGACGTTCTCCTAACGGAGGGCGGGGACTTCGACAAGCTTGGGCGTGGGGCCGTCTGGGATGGGCGGCTGGAGCCGTGCCTGCACCAGAACCACGTATTCCGAGTGCGGTGCAGAGAGTCGGTGCTGCTGCCTGAGTACCTCGCCTTGTATTTGGCCTCTGACGAGGGGCGTCGCTACTTTTTGAGCATCGCCAAGCAGACGACGAACCTGGCGACTATCAACTCATCGCAGTTGAAGGCGATGCCTATCTTGTCTCCTCCGCTGGCTGAGCAGCGGCGCATTGTCGAAGTGCTCGCGGCGTTGGCTCTCGAAGAGCGGGCTATCGAGGCGGCTATCGCCAAGCTGAACACGGTGCGGCATGGCGTGCTGATCTCGGCGATCCCAGTTGCGTCAGACGTCGTCAGTGATGGTGACGGCGCTTGGCCGACGGTGCGTGAGGTCGGCGAGGTGCGTATGGGTAAGCAGCTGTCGCCGAGCAGCAAGGCTTTCGGCACGCAGCTTCCGTACCTCCGGGTAGCCAATGTCTTCGAGGGGGAGATCTCGTATGGCGACGTCAAGGAGATGGGGTTCTCGCCGTCGGAGCGCCAGACGTACAAGTTGGAGCCGGGTGACATTCTCCTAAATGAGGGTCAAGAAAACCTGCACATGGTGGGGCGCAGTGCTATTTACGAGGGAGCCCCTGGCGCGTACTGTTTTCAAAACACTCTCATTCGCTTCCGCCCGGGTGTAGATGTGTTGTCCGACTACGCTCAGGCGGTTTTCGTTGCTTGGCGTTGGCGGGGCGTGTTTGCGCGGGTGGCCGAGAAGACGAGTATCTCCCATCTGGGGGGCACGCGCTTCGCTTCGCTAGCCTTTCCCAAGGTTTCGCTCGAATCGCAGCGGAGTATTGTGGGGAAGCTCGCGGCATGGGATGAGCGGATTGCTAGTGAGCAAGGTGCACTAGCCAAACTGCGTAGCGTGAAGAGTGGCGTGATTGATGACTTGCTGTCGGCGAGGGTGCGCTTGCGTGATGTCGCGTAG
- a CDS encoding helix-turn-helix transcriptional regulator: MAEANSQPPIAWRYCGSQIKLWRTEAGVSREALAKEVGYDYEYVKSMENGRRRPTILLLQVADQLCRAGGKLVAAQEYLKPEPFPTFSQDFIRYESEAIVLSSYEPLLIPGLLQTEGTALALLKAHWPPLDDETVEERVSARIKRQDVLVRQTRSFNFVIGEMALRNRVGGRDVHQRQLWHLLKSGQRRNVTLQVLPMAGAHPGLNGPIVLVETAEHEHLGYEEGQTTGVLYSDPERVSIVSQRHAMILRQALIPSESARFISELAEER; the protein is encoded by the coding sequence GTGGCCGAGGCGAACTCACAGCCGCCGATCGCTTGGCGCTACTGCGGTAGTCAGATCAAGCTCTGGCGTACGGAGGCCGGCGTCAGCCGGGAGGCGCTGGCGAAGGAGGTCGGCTACGACTACGAGTACGTCAAGTCCATGGAGAACGGCCGCCGTCGGCCGACGATCCTGTTGCTTCAGGTCGCTGATCAGTTGTGTAGGGCTGGCGGAAAGCTTGTTGCCGCTCAGGAGTACCTGAAGCCGGAGCCGTTCCCGACTTTCTCGCAGGACTTCATCCGCTACGAGTCCGAGGCCATCGTCCTGAGCTCATACGAACCTCTGCTCATCCCCGGACTGCTGCAGACTGAAGGAACGGCCCTTGCTCTCCTCAAGGCGCACTGGCCACCCTTGGATGACGAGACAGTCGAGGAGCGGGTGTCGGCTCGGATCAAGCGTCAGGATGTACTGGTCAGACAGACCAGGTCGTTCAACTTCGTGATCGGGGAGATGGCACTCCGCAATCGAGTCGGTGGCCGCGATGTCCATCAGCGACAACTATGGCACTTGCTGAAGTCTGGACAACGGCGAAATGTGACGCTTCAGGTCCTGCCGATGGCTGGCGCCCACCCTGGACTCAACGGACCGATCGTTCTTGTCGAGACCGCAGAGCATGAGCACCTTGGCTACGAAGAGGGACAAACCACAGGCGTGCTCTACTCGGATCCCGAGAGGGTCAGCATTGTTTCCCAGCGCCATGCAATGATCCTTCGGCAGGCCCTGATTCCGTCCGAGTCGGCGCGATTCATCAGCGAGTTGGCGGAGGAGCGATGA
- a CDS encoding ATP-binding protein, with translation MPTPSTHSTSHPATPSLPQDVEWRLPRHARSVSRARTLLTEQASSWKLPPDVTDTAVLLLSELMTNAYRHAKAAPGRELWARCVLTEDRLRVSVTDANNTLPVPRRASSEDQSGRGLTLVAMLADEWDAELRECGVGKTVWFELRVTSQP, from the coding sequence ATGCCGACGCCCAGTACACACTCCACGTCGCACCCCGCTACGCCCTCGCTCCCTCAGGACGTCGAGTGGCGCCTCCCCCGCCACGCGCGAAGCGTGAGCAGAGCCCGAACTCTCCTCACGGAGCAGGCCAGTTCATGGAAGCTCCCGCCCGATGTGACGGACACGGCGGTACTCCTGCTGAGCGAGCTGATGACAAACGCCTACCGCCACGCCAAGGCCGCCCCCGGCCGCGAGCTCTGGGCCCGCTGCGTACTGACGGAGGACCGCCTCCGCGTCTCAGTGACGGACGCGAACAACACGCTCCCGGTGCCGCGAAGGGCTTCATCGGAGGACCAGTCGGGGCGGGGGCTGACCCTGGTGGCGATGCTGGCGGATGAGTGGGATGCGGAGCTACGGGAGTGCGGCGTCGGCAAGACGGTGTGGTTCGAACTCCGCGTTACGTCTCAGCCGTAG
- a CDS encoding DUF397 domain-containing protein, whose product MSTGLTWFKSSYSGTEGGNCLEVAFDWRKSTHSDASDNNCVEVAACPHTIHIRDSKLGSRSPRFAVPAAAWDAFVSHARGQG is encoded by the coding sequence ATGAGCACCGGACTTACGTGGTTCAAGTCCAGCTACAGCGGCACCGAAGGCGGTAACTGCCTCGAAGTCGCCTTCGACTGGCGCAAGTCCACCCACAGCGACGCCAGCGACAACAACTGCGTAGAAGTCGCCGCCTGTCCCCACACCATCCACATCCGAGACTCGAAGCTCGGCTCCCGAAGCCCCCGCTTCGCCGTCCCGGCCGCCGCCTGGGACGCCTTCGTCTCGCACGCCCGAGGCCAGGGCTAG